The following coding sequences are from one Cyprinus carpio isolate SPL01 chromosome A24, ASM1834038v1, whole genome shotgun sequence window:
- the LOC109082231 gene encoding NACHT, LRR and PYD domains-containing protein 3-like has translation MSLCKEKEEGDVVHYENQRASSSEPSCVSMKSNESMRQPFTFSDGPGTSNPRRTGPVKMSLYEEKEEGDVFLYENQSASSSEPSCVSLKSNESMRQPFTFKDEPGTSNPRITRPVKMSLYEEKEEGDVFLYENQSASSSEPSCVSLKSNESMRQPFTFSDGPGTSNPRDEQTGEIEQDCHLLVDIELQRVKIKDQHKTSMNKKYESLFEGIKLQENQTLLNRIYTQLYIIEGESEGVNEEHEVLQMEKTPRKQDSQDTPICCNDIFKLLNEPRCEGKDRIKTVLTKGIAGIGKTVSVQKFILDWAEGKDNLDVDFMFVLPFRELNLIKDHQYSLHRLLLDFHPELQDLDSKIYEECKVVFIFDGLDESRITLMFSDSEKVSDVSETSSVGVLISNLMKGELLPSALIWITSRPAAASQIPSKYINRLTEIQGFNEPQKEEYFRKRII, from the exons ATGAGTCTCTGTAAAGAGAAGGAGGAGGGGGATGTTGTTCACTACGAGAACCAGAGAGCATCATCTTCAGAACCCAgttgtgtgtctatgaagagtaacgAATCCATGAGACAACCCTTTACATTCAGTGATGGACCAGGGACCTCCAACCCCAG GAGAACAGGGCCTGTTAAAATGAGTCTCTATGAAGAGAAGGAGGAGGGGGATGTTTTTCTCTACGAGAACCAGAGTGCATCATCTTCAGAACCCAGTTGTGTGTCTTTGAAGAGTAACGAATCCATGAGACAACCCTTTACATTCAAGGATGAACCAGGGACCTCCAACCCCAG GATAACACGGCCTGTTAAAATGAGTCTCTATGAAGAGAAGGAGGAGGGGGATGTTTTTCTCTACGAGAACCAGAGTGCATCATCTTCAGAACCCAGTTGTGTGTCTTTGAAGAGTAACGAATCCATGAGACAACCCTTTACATTCAGTGATGGACCAGGGACCTCCAACCCCAG AGATGAACAGACTGGAGAGATAGAACAGGATTGTCACCTACTAGTAGATATTGAACTACAGCGAGTCAAAATCAAAGACCaacacaaaaccagcatgaataAAAAGTATGAGAGCTTATTTGAAGGAATCAAACTACAAGAGAATCAAACCCTCTTGAACAggatctacacacagctctacataatagagggagagagtgagggagtgaatgaagaacatgaggttttacagatggagaaaactcccagaaaacaagactcacaagacactccaatctgctgcaatgacatttttaaactcTTAAATGAACCACGATGTGAGGGAAAAGACAGAataaagactgttcttactaaaggcattgctggaattggaaaaaccgtctctgtgcagaagttcattctggactgggccgagggaaaagaCAATctggatgtagatttcatgtttgtgcttccatttcgagagcttAACTTAATTAAAGATCATCAGTatagtcttcacagacttctgctggactttcatcctgaacttcaagatctggactcaaagatttatgaggagtgtaaagttgtgttcatctttgatggtctagatgaaagcagaatcacactgatgttttcagacagtgaGAAAGTTTCTGATGTGTCTGAGACTTCATCGGTGGGTGTGTTGATATCAAACCTGatgaaaggagagctgcttccctctgctctcatctggatcacctccagaccagcagcagccagtcagatcccctccaaatacatcaaccgtctgacagaaatacaGGGATTCAatgagcctcagaaggaggaatatttcagaaAGAGAATCA tatga
- the LOC122135302 gene encoding protein NLRC3-like yields the protein MKGNVMFYEEDLIESGIDITDASVYSGICTEIFKEEFVIQHRKVYCFIHRSFQEFLAALYMFYSHLMKKMESLQFFLDSRHERCMSRPFSLCELLKSAVTKTLQSKNGYLDLFLRFLLGISLESNQRLLDDLLTQTENSSETIREITRYIKDKIKESYGLLAERSISLFLCLLEVNDQTLYKEIEEFVKSGKHSENKLSPGHCSAITYILQMSDDVLDELDLMKYNTSNVGRRRLIPAVINCKKAILAGCHLSDQHCESLSSALQSSNSHLRELDLHNDDLQDSGLKLLSVGLKSSDCQLNILRFEFYIGSFSMLKYADEKSSKFSEPHHMNYLQKKKKGSLYLK from the exons atgaagggcaatgtgatgttctatgaggaggacctgattgagagcggcATAGACATCACTGACGcatcagtgtattctgggatttgcactgagatctttaaggaAGAATTTGTGATTCAGCACAGGAAGGTCTACTGCTTCATACATCGGAGCTTTCAGGAGTTTCTAGCTGCTCTCTATATGTTTTACTCCCATCTGATGAAGAAAATGGAGTCATTGCAGTTTTTTCTGGATAGTAGACATGAGAGGTGCATGTCTAGGCCATTCTCTTTGTGTGAGCTTCTAAAATCAGCAGTTACTAAAACTCTTCAGAGTAAAAATGGTTACCTTGACCTTTTTCTGCGGTTCCTGTTGGGtatctcactggagtccaatcaaaGACTCTTAGATGATCTACTGacacaaacagaaaacagctcaGAGACCATCAGAGAAATCACACGGTacattaaagacaaaattaaagAAAGTTATGGTCTCTTAGCTGAGAGATCCATCAGTCTGTTCCTCTGTCTTCTTGAAGTAAATGATCAGACTTTGTACAAAGAGATTGAGGAGTTTGTGAAATCTGGCAAACATTCAGAGAATAAGCTCTCCCCTGGTCACTGCTCAGCAATAACCTATATTCTTCAAATGTCAGACGACGTGCTGGATGAATTGGATCTGATGAAATACAACACATCAAATGTGGGAAGAAGGAGACTGATACCAGCTGTAATTAACTGCAAAAAAGCTAT ACTTGCTGGATGTCATCTTTCTGATCAGCACTGTGaaagtttgtcttcagctctgcAATCATCAAACTCCcatctgagagagctggacctgcaTAAcgatgacctgcaggattcaggattGAAGCTGCTGTCTGTTGGACTGAAAAGTTCAGACTGTCAACTGAACATATTGAGGTTTGAGTTTTACATTGGTTCATTCAGTATGCTGAAATATGCTGATGAAAAGTCAAGTAAATTCTCAGAACCCCATCACAtgaattatttgcaaaaaaaaaaaaaggggtcacTCTACCTCAAGTGA